From the Suncus etruscus isolate mSunEtr1 chromosome 19, mSunEtr1.pri.cur, whole genome shotgun sequence genome, one window contains:
- the ATP1A1 gene encoding sodium/potassium-transporting ATPase subunit alpha-1, which produces MGKGVGRDKYEPAAVSEQGNKKKQKKDRDMDELKKEVSMDDHKLSLDELHRKYGTDLTRGLSTARAAEILARDGPNALTPPPTTPEWIKFCRQLFGGFSMLLWIGAILCFLAYSIQAATEEEPQNDNLYLGVVLSAVVIITGCFSYYQEAKSSKIMESFKNMVPQQALVIRNGEKMSINAEEVVVGDLVEVKGGDRIPADLRIISANGCKVDNSSLTGESEPQTRSPDFTHENPLETRNIAFFSTNCVEGTARGIVVYTGDRTVMGRIATLASGLEGGQTPIAAEIEHFIHLITGVAVFLGVSFFILSLILEYTWLEAVIFLIGIIVANVPEGLLATVTVCLTLTAKRMARKNCLVKNLEAVETLGSTSTICSDKTGTLTQNRMTVAHMWFDNQIHEADTTENQSGVSFDKTSVTWMALSRIAGLCNRAVFQANQENLPILKRAVAGDASESALLKCIEVCCGSVKEMRERYAKIVEIPFNSTNKYQLSIHKNPNTNEPRHLLVMKGAPERILDRCSSILLHGKEQPLDEELKDAFQNAYLELGGLGERVLGFCHLLLPDEQFPEGFQFDTDDVNFPVDNLCFVGLISMIDPPRAAVPDAVGKCRSAGIKVIMVTGDHPITAKAIAKGVGIISEGNETVEDIAARLNIPVSQVNPRDAKACVVHGSDLKDMTSEQLDDILKYHTEIVFARTSPQQKLIIVEGCQRQGAIVAVTGDGVNDSPALKKADIGVAMGIAGSDVSKQAADMILLDDNFASIVTGVEEGRLIFDNLKKSIAYTLTSNIPEITPFLIFIIANIPLPLGTVTILCIDLGTDMVPAISLAYEQAESDIMKRQPRNPKTDKLVNERLISMAYGQIGMIQALGGFFTYFVILAENGFLPLHLLGIRVDWDDRWINDVEDSYGQQWTYEQRKIVEFTCHTAFFVSIVVVQWADLVICKTRRNSVFQQGMKNKILIFGLFEETALAAFLSYCPGMGVALRMYPLKPTWWFCAFPYSLLIFVYDEVRKLIIRRRPGGWVEKETYY; this is translated from the exons GGCTTATCCACTGCTCGAGCTGCTGAAATTCTGGCCCGCGATGGTCCCAACGCCCTCACCCCCCCTCCCACCACTCCTGAGTGGATCAAATTCTGCAGGCAGCTGTTTGGGGGCTTCTCCATGCTGCTGTGGATCGGGGCGATTCTTTGTTTCTTAGCTTACAGCATCCAAGCTGCCACAGAAGAGGAACCTCAAAATGATAAT CTGTATCTTGGTGTGGTGCTTTCAGCTGTTGTCATCATCACTGGATGCTTCTCGTACTACCAAGAAGCTAAAAGCTCAAAGATCATGGAATCCTTCAAGAACATGGTCCCTCAG CAAGCACTTGTAATCCGAAACGGTGAGAAAATGAGCATCAATGCTGAAGAAGTGGTTGTTGGGGATCTGGTGGAAGTGAAAGGCGGCGACCGAATCCCCGCGGATCTGCGAATCATCTCAGCCAACGGCTGCAAG GTGGATAACTCCTCCCTCACCGGTGAATCAGAGCCCCAGACCAGGTCTCCGGATTTCACCCATGAAAATCCCCTGGAGACCAGGAACATTGCCTTCTTTTCAACTAACTGTGTTGAAG GCACGGCTCGTGGTATTGTGGTCTATACTGGGGATCGCACTGTGATGGGGAGGATCGCTACCCTGGCCTCTGGCCTGGAGGGGGGCCAGACTCCCATTGCTGCCGAAATCGAGCATTTCATTCATCTCATCACCGGCGTGGCCGTGTTTCTGGGGGTGTCTTTCTTCATCCTCTCTCTGATCCTGGAGTACACCTGGCTCGAAGCTGTCATCTTCCTCATCGGTATCATTGTCGCCAACGTGCCCGAAGGGTTGCTGGCCACTGTCACG GTGTGCCTGACGCTCACTGCCAAACGCATGGCTCGGAAAAACTGCTTGGTGAAGAACTTGGAAGCTGTGGAGACTCTGGGATCCACCTCTACCATCTGCTCCGATAAAACTGGAACTCTCACTCAGAACCGAATGACCGTCGCCCACATGTGGTTTGACAACCAGATCCACGAAGCTGACACGACAGAGAACCAGAGCG GTGTCTCCTTCGACAAGACTTCTGTTACCTGGATGGCTCTGTCCAGAATCGCAGGTCTTTGCAACCGGGCGGTATTTCAGGCAAACCAGGAAAATCTCCCTATTCTGAAG CGTGCTGTCGCCGGAGATGCCTCCGAATCTGCACTCCTGAAGTGCATCGAGGTTTGCTGTGGCTCTGTGAAGGAGATGCGGGAAAGATATGCCAAGATCGTGGAGATCCCCTTCAATTCCACCAACAAGTACCAG TTGTCCATTCACAAGAACCCCAACACAAACGAGCCCCGGCATCTGCTGGTGATGAAAGGTGCCCCAGAAAGGATCCTGGACCGCTGTAGTTCCATCCTTCTGCACGGCAAAGAGCAGCCCCTGGATGAAGAGCTCAAGGACGCCTTCCAGAATGCCTACCTGGAACTGGGTGGCCTCGGGGAGAGAGTGCTAG GTTTCTGTCACCTCCTGCTGCCCGATGAGCAATTTCCCGAAGGGTTCCAGTTCGACACAGATGACGTGAATTTCCCCGTTGACAATCTCTGCTTCGTTGGCCTCATCTCCATGATCGACCCTCCTCGGGCAGCTGTCCCTGATGCTGTGGGCAAATGCCGAAGTGCTGGAATCAAG GTCATCATGGTCACTGGAGATCATCCCATCACAGCCAAAGCCATTGCCAAAGGTGTGGGCATCATCTCAGAGGGCAATGAGACTGTGGAAGACATTGCTGCTCGCCTCAATATCCCCGTGAGCCAGGTGAACCCCAG AGATGCCAAGGCCTGTGTGGTACATGGAAGTGACCTGAAGGACATGACCTCAGAGCAGCTGGACGACATTTTGAAGTACCATACAGAGATTGTGTTTGCCAGGACCTCTCCTCAGCAGAAGCTTATCATTGTGGAAGGTTGCCAAAGGCAG GGTGCCATCGTGGCTGTCACTGGGGATGGTGTCAATGACTCTCCAGCCCTGAAGAAAGCAGACATCGGAGTTGCTATGGGAATCGCCGGCTCGGATGTGTCCAAGCAAGCTGCTGACATGATTCTTCTGGATGACAACTTTGCCTCCATTGTGACTGGAGTAGAGGAAG GTCGTCTGATCTTTGATAACTTGAAGAAATCCATCGCCTACACCCTGACCAGTAACATTCCAGAAATCACCCCCTTCCTGATATTTATTATTGCAAACATTCCACTACCACTGGGAACTGTCACCATCCTTTGCATCGATCTGGGCACAGACATG GTTCCCGCCATCTCCCTAGCTTACGAGCAAGCTGAGAGCGACATCATGAAGAGGCAGCCCAGGAACCCTAAAACAGATAAGCTTGTGAATGAGCGGCTGATCAGCATGGCCTATGGTCAGATTG GCATGATCCAGGCCCTGGGTGGCTTCTTCACGTACTTCGTGATTCTGGCAGAGAATGGCTTCCTCCCCCTCCACTTGCTGGGGATCCGTGTGGATTGGGACGACCGCTGGATCAATGATGTGGAGGATAGTTATGGACAGCAGTGG ACCTATGAACAGAGGAAGATCGTGGAGTTCACTTGCCACACGGCCTTCTTTGTCAGCATTGTGGTGGTGCAGTGGGCTGATTTGGTCATCTGTAAGACCAGGAGGAACTCAGTGTTCCAGCAGGGCATGAA GAACAAGATTCTGATCTTCGGCCTCTTCGAAGAGACGGCTCTTGCTGCTTTCCTTTCATATTGCCCTGGAATGGGGGTGGCCCTGAGAATGTACCCCCTCAA ACCTACCTGGTGGTTCTGTGCCTTCCCCTACTCCCTCCTCATCTTCGTGTATGACGAAGTCAGAAAGTTGATCATCAGAAGGCGCCCTGGAG GCTGGGTGGAGAAGGAGACCTACTACTAG